The Lysobacter capsici genome has a segment encoding these proteins:
- a CDS encoding TonB-dependent receptor — protein sequence MSALPYRPAPACLALALLSLCSLSPSLAFAAESADEPAAEAPADSQVHQLDQIQVRGVAGPKFGAERTRSATKTDTALIEVPQAITVLPRALIDAQGGRSLNEMLALVPGVGLNNGDGQRDQVAIRGFSALADQYLDGVRDDAMYYRDLANVERIEVLKGTAAMLFGRGSSGGLINRVSKQPLDTAQGKLRLYADSEGGRRGEFDLTGPLGPGAGRVVGALEDSETFREQGFIERWLIAPSYRFELGGGQLLLQASAQRDERVTDFGMPSLFGRPVDMPIDTYYGSSDARHDDYSRARVNIFNATYSKALSEQLDLRVTLRGTDYELDRRNTLISGNPFLRNGRWLSARRHAGNTRDQQAWFAQTDLVYEGERHRLLIGSELSYERKDQASYGGVATPIDLLNPALDRPRFNPRPEAAARSRLRNAALYVQDQITLSTQWKAVVGARYDDYRQQTRDTLNSAAPALDRSDREWSPRLGLIWMPSAQQSLYASWGESFQPSAESLPLSTVNVDISPETTSNREVGYKFARADGLLSFDVAVFETEREHIKTTDPVDPRRQIGVGTQRTRGAEVGLAASLLDQRLDLYAGYAYLDGEITKSNNVASGVALQGRTSPLTPRHSASVYAEYALGRGFSVGGLAQHVALQYAAPTNLSVLPAFTRFDFNLRYQTGPWDWRLRLENAFDKRYFASAHGSVDGFNAPGAPRTLSLTMDYRF from the coding sequence ATGTCCGCCCTCCCTTACCGGCCGGCGCCGGCGTGTCTCGCGCTGGCCCTGCTGTCGTTGTGCTCGCTGTCGCCGTCGCTGGCGTTCGCCGCCGAATCCGCCGACGAACCCGCGGCCGAAGCGCCCGCCGATTCGCAGGTCCACCAACTCGATCAGATCCAGGTGCGCGGCGTGGCCGGGCCGAAGTTCGGCGCCGAGCGCACCCGCAGCGCGACCAAGACCGACACCGCGCTGATCGAAGTCCCGCAGGCGATCACCGTGCTGCCGCGCGCGCTGATCGATGCCCAGGGCGGACGCTCGCTCAACGAGATGCTGGCGCTGGTGCCCGGCGTCGGCCTCAACAACGGCGACGGCCAGCGCGATCAGGTCGCGATCCGCGGCTTCAGCGCGCTCGCCGACCAATACCTCGACGGTGTGCGCGACGACGCCATGTACTACCGCGACCTGGCCAACGTCGAGCGGATCGAAGTGCTCAAGGGCACCGCGGCGATGCTGTTCGGCCGCGGCTCTTCGGGCGGCCTGATCAATCGCGTCAGCAAGCAGCCGCTCGATACCGCGCAAGGCAAGCTGCGCCTGTACGCCGACAGCGAAGGCGGCCGCCGCGGCGAGTTCGACCTGACCGGCCCGCTTGGGCCCGGCGCGGGCCGCGTGGTTGGCGCGCTCGAGGATTCCGAGACCTTCCGCGAGCAGGGCTTCATCGAGCGCTGGCTGATCGCGCCGTCGTACCGGTTCGAACTCGGCGGCGGGCAGTTGCTGCTGCAGGCCAGCGCGCAGCGCGACGAACGCGTCACCGACTTCGGCATGCCGAGCCTGTTCGGCCGGCCCGTCGATATGCCGATCGATACTTACTACGGCTCCAGCGATGCGCGCCACGACGATTACAGCCGCGCCCGCGTCAATATCTTCAATGCGACCTACAGCAAAGCGCTGAGCGAACAACTCGACCTGCGCGTGACCTTGCGCGGTACCGACTACGAGCTGGATCGCCGCAACACCTTGATCAGCGGCAATCCGTTCCTGCGCAATGGCCGCTGGCTGTCGGCGCGCCGTCACGCCGGCAATACTCGCGACCAGCAGGCGTGGTTCGCGCAGACCGATCTGGTCTACGAAGGCGAGCGGCATCGGCTGCTGATCGGCAGCGAGCTGAGTTACGAGCGCAAGGACCAGGCCAGCTACGGCGGCGTCGCCACGCCGATCGATCTGCTGAATCCGGCGCTCGACCGGCCGCGATTCAATCCGCGTCCCGAGGCCGCCGCGCGCAGCCGTCTGCGCAACGCCGCGTTGTACGTGCAGGACCAGATCACCCTGAGCACGCAGTGGAAGGCCGTGGTCGGCGCGCGTTACGACGATTACCGCCAACAAACCCGCGATACGCTCAATTCCGCCGCGCCCGCGCTGGATCGCAGCGATCGCGAATGGAGCCCGCGCCTGGGCCTGATCTGGATGCCGAGCGCGCAGCAATCGCTGTACGCGAGCTGGGGCGAGTCGTTCCAGCCCTCGGCCGAAAGCCTGCCGCTGAGCACGGTCAATGTCGATATCAGCCCGGAAACCACGTCCAACCGCGAGGTCGGCTACAAGTTCGCGCGCGCCGACGGCCTGCTGAGTTTCGACGTGGCGGTGTTCGAGACCGAACGCGAACACATCAAGACCACCGATCCGGTCGACCCGCGCCGGCAGATCGGCGTGGGCACCCAGCGCACGCGCGGCGCCGAGGTCGGTCTGGCCGCGTCCTTGCTCGACCAGCGCCTGGATCTGTATGCCGGTTACGCCTACCTCGACGGCGAGATCACCAAATCCAACAACGTCGCCAGCGGCGTCGCGTTGCAGGGCCGCACCTCGCCGCTGACGCCGCGCCACAGCGCGTCGGTGTATGCCGAATACGCCTTGGGCCGCGGTTTCAGCGTCGGCGGCCTGGCCCAGCACGTCGCCCTGCAATACGCCGCGCCGACCAATCTGAGCGTGCTGCCGGCGTTCACCCGCTTCGATTTCAATCTGCGCTACCAGACCGGGCCGTGGGATTGGCGCCTGCGCCTGGAGAATGCGTTCGACAAGCGTTACTTCGCTTCGGCGCACGGTTCGGTCGACGGCTTCAACGCGCCGGGCGCGCCGCGCACGCTCAGCCTGACCATGGACTATCGCTTCTGA
- a CDS encoding acyl-CoA thioesterase → MSEARMTEIVFPDHTNHLGTLFGGQALAWMDKAAFIAATRYARTVVVTARSEQIDFHTAVPKGALVELVARVVETGRTSMQVEVEMHKEDLLTGDSQLATRGRFTMIALGIDGKPTPVPPLSR, encoded by the coding sequence ATGTCCGAAGCCCGCATGACCGAGATCGTGTTCCCCGATCACACCAACCATCTGGGCACGCTGTTCGGCGGACAGGCGTTGGCGTGGATGGACAAGGCCGCCTTCATCGCCGCCACGCGCTACGCGCGCACGGTCGTGGTGACCGCGCGCTCGGAACAGATCGATTTCCACACCGCGGTGCCCAAGGGCGCCTTGGTCGAACTGGTCGCGCGCGTGGTCGAAACCGGCCGCACCTCGATGCAGGTCGAGGTCGAGATGCACAAGGAAGACCTGCTGACCGGCGACTCCCAACTCGCCACGCGCGGCCGTTTCACCATGATCGCGCTCGGCATCGACGGCAAGCCCACGCCGGTGCCGCCGCTGTCGCGCTGA
- a CDS encoding ribonucleotide-diphosphate reductase subunit beta, protein MSTDSTRLLLDPGFDLTLRPMRYPHFYEMYRDAIRNTWTVEEVDFSQDVNDLKHKFGPAERHLVERLVAFFATGDSIVSNNLVLNLYQHINAPEARMYLSRQLYEEALHVQFYLTLLDTYLPDPNERAKAFDAVENIASIRAKAEFCFRWMDSIQGLQRIETREQRRQFLLNLICFAGCIEGLFFFAAFAYVYYLRSRGLLNGLASGTNWVFRDESCHMAFAFEVIRTAREEEPDLFDADLRAQVVRMFEDAVDCEYQFAQDVLSGGVVGLSLKDMRQYLEYCADQRMAQLGMPKHFGSTNPFAFMDLQDVQEVTNFFERRVSAYQVGVQGEVAFDEAF, encoded by the coding sequence ATGTCCACCGATTCAACCCGTCTGCTGCTCGACCCCGGCTTCGATCTCACCCTGCGGCCGATGCGCTACCCGCATTTCTACGAGATGTACCGCGACGCGATCCGCAACACCTGGACCGTCGAGGAAGTCGATTTTTCGCAGGACGTCAACGACCTCAAGCACAAGTTCGGCCCGGCCGAACGGCATCTGGTCGAGCGCCTGGTCGCGTTCTTCGCCACCGGCGACAGCATCGTGTCGAACAATCTGGTGCTGAACCTGTATCAGCACATCAACGCGCCCGAAGCGCGCATGTACCTGTCGCGGCAGTTGTACGAAGAAGCGCTGCACGTGCAGTTCTATCTGACCCTGCTCGACACCTACCTGCCCGATCCGAACGAGCGCGCCAAGGCCTTCGACGCGGTCGAGAACATCGCATCCATCCGGGCCAAGGCCGAGTTCTGCTTCCGCTGGATGGATTCGATCCAGGGCCTGCAGCGCATCGAGACGCGCGAACAGCGCCGCCAGTTCCTGCTCAACCTGATCTGCTTCGCCGGTTGCATCGAAGGCCTGTTCTTCTTCGCCGCCTTCGCCTACGTGTACTACCTGCGTTCGCGCGGCCTGCTCAACGGCCTGGCCTCGGGCACCAACTGGGTGTTCCGCGACGAAAGCTGCCACATGGCGTTCGCGTTCGAGGTGATCCGCACCGCGCGCGAGGAAGAGCCCGACCTGTTCGACGCCGATCTGCGCGCGCAGGTGGTCAGGATGTTCGAGGACGCGGTGGACTGCGAATACCAGTTCGCCCAGGACGTGCTGTCCGGCGGCGTGGTCGGCCTGTCGTTGAAGGACATGCGCCAGTACCTGGAATACTGCGCCGACCAGCGCATGGCCCAGCTCGGCATGCCCAAGCATTTCGGCTCGACCAACCCGTTCGCGTTCATGGACCTGCAGGACGTGCAGGAAGTGACCAACTTCTTCGAGCGCCGGGTTTCGGCGTATCAGGTCGGCGTGCAGGGCGAAGTGGCGTTCGACGAAGCGTTTTGA
- a CDS encoding ribonucleoside-diphosphate reductase subunit alpha, which yields MSVTKRNGRREPVDLNKIVRAVTRSGENLYSIDPMRVATRTISGLYDGATTQELDELSIRTAALLTAEEPEYGRLAARLLAGVIEKEVAGIEIHAFSQSIQRGHELGLINERLVTFVQANARKLNDAIDRSLDAKFDYFGLRTLYDRYLLRHPTARTVIETPQQFFLRIACALSEDVSDALALYRRMAQLDYIPSSPTLFNAGTTHEQLSSCFLLDSPDDSLESIYKRYMDVAKLSKFSGGIGLSYTRIRSRGSLIRSTNGLSNGIVPWLKTLDASVAAVNQGGKRKGAACVYLEPWHADVEEFLELRDNTGDEARRTHNLNLANWIPDEFMRRVEADADWSLFDPSKVPQLTDLWGEAFDRAYHAAEAAGLAAKKVKARDIYGRMMRTLAQTGNGWMNFKDKSNRASNQTLRDGNVIHLSNLCTEILEVTSQDETAVCNLGSINLSHHVEMYEDGKGAFDFDKLAETVRLAVRQLDRVIDLNFYPIETARRANLKWRPVGLGSMGLQDVFFKLRLPFDSEPARKLAMEIAEAIYFHALSASNELAMEHGKHPSFDDTRASVGELQFEAWGVTPSQPERWDELRKRIAEHGLRNSLLIAIAPTATIASIAGCYECIEPQVSNLFKRETLSGDFLVVNKYLVEELKKLGMWTAEMRDRIKMAEGSIQSVTEVPEALRQVYRTAWELPMRSLIDMAAERGAYIDQSQSLNLFIESPNIGQLSSMYMYAWKKGLKTTYYLRSRPATKIAKTTVSAPVAATPKPELAPVEFTASEAIACSLENPESCEACQ from the coding sequence ATGAGCGTGACCAAGCGCAACGGTCGGCGCGAACCGGTCGACCTCAACAAGATCGTGCGCGCGGTGACCCGCAGCGGCGAGAACCTGTATTCGATCGACCCGATGCGCGTGGCCACGCGCACCATCTCCGGCCTGTACGACGGCGCGACCACCCAGGAACTCGACGAACTGTCGATCCGCACCGCCGCCCTGCTGACCGCCGAAGAACCCGAATACGGCCGTCTCGCCGCGCGCCTGCTCGCCGGCGTGATCGAGAAGGAAGTCGCCGGCATCGAGATCCATGCGTTCTCGCAGTCGATCCAGCGCGGCCATGAGCTGGGCCTGATCAACGAACGCCTGGTGACCTTCGTCCAGGCCAACGCGCGCAAGCTCAACGACGCGATCGACCGCAGCCTCGACGCCAAGTTCGATTATTTCGGCCTGCGCACGCTGTACGACCGCTACCTGCTGCGCCATCCGACCGCGCGCACCGTCATCGAGACCCCGCAGCAGTTCTTCCTGCGCATCGCCTGCGCGCTCAGCGAAGACGTCAGCGACGCGCTCGCGCTGTATCGTCGCATGGCGCAACTGGACTACATCCCGTCCTCGCCGACCTTGTTCAACGCCGGCACCACCCACGAACAGCTGTCGAGCTGCTTCCTGCTCGACTCGCCCGACGATTCGCTGGAAAGCATCTACAAGCGCTACATGGACGTGGCCAAGCTGAGCAAGTTCAGCGGCGGCATCGGCCTGAGCTACACGCGCATCCGTTCGCGCGGCTCGCTGATCCGTTCCACCAATGGTCTGAGCAACGGCATCGTGCCGTGGCTGAAGACCCTCGACGCCTCGGTCGCGGCGGTCAACCAGGGCGGCAAGCGCAAGGGCGCGGCCTGCGTGTACCTGGAGCCGTGGCACGCCGACGTCGAGGAATTCCTGGAACTGCGCGACAACACCGGCGACGAAGCGCGCCGCACCCACAACCTCAACCTGGCCAACTGGATTCCCGACGAATTCATGCGCCGGGTCGAGGCCGATGCCGACTGGTCGCTGTTCGACCCGTCCAAGGTGCCGCAGCTGACCGACCTGTGGGGCGAAGCCTTCGATCGCGCCTACCACGCCGCCGAAGCCGCGGGCCTTGCGGCCAAGAAGGTCAAGGCGCGCGACATCTACGGCCGGATGATGCGCACCCTGGCGCAGACCGGCAACGGCTGGATGAACTTCAAGGACAAGTCCAACCGCGCGTCCAACCAGACCCTGCGCGACGGCAACGTCATCCATCTGTCGAACCTGTGCACCGAGATCCTGGAAGTCACCTCGCAGGACGAAACCGCGGTGTGCAACCTGGGCTCGATCAACCTCTCGCATCACGTCGAGATGTACGAGGACGGCAAGGGCGCGTTCGATTTCGACAAGCTCGCCGAGACCGTGCGCCTGGCCGTGCGCCAGCTCGACCGCGTGATCGACCTGAACTTCTATCCGATCGAAACCGCGCGCCGCGCCAATCTGAAGTGGCGTCCGGTCGGCCTGGGTTCGATGGGCCTGCAGGACGTGTTCTTCAAGTTGCGCCTGCCGTTCGATTCGGAACCGGCGCGCAAGCTGGCGATGGAGATCGCCGAGGCGATCTACTTCCACGCGCTGTCGGCGTCGAACGAACTGGCGATGGAACACGGCAAGCACCCGTCGTTCGACGACACCCGCGCCAGCGTCGGCGAGTTGCAGTTCGAAGCCTGGGGCGTGACCCCGTCGCAGCCCGAGCGCTGGGACGAACTGCGCAAGCGCATCGCCGAACACGGCCTGCGCAACTCGCTGCTGATCGCGATCGCGCCGACCGCGACCATCGCGTCGATCGCCGGTTGCTACGAGTGCATCGAGCCGCAGGTGTCGAACCTGTTCAAGCGCGAGACGCTGTCGGGCGACTTCCTGGTCGTCAACAAGTACCTGGTCGAGGAACTCAAGAAGCTCGGCATGTGGACCGCCGAGATGCGCGACCGGATCAAGATGGCCGAAGGTTCGATCCAGTCGGTGACCGAAGTGCCCGAGGCCTTGCGTCAGGTCTACCGCACCGCGTGGGAACTGCCGATGCGCTCGCTGATCGACATGGCCGCCGAGCGCGGCGCGTATATCGACCAGAGCCAGTCGCTCAACCTGTTCATCGAGAGCCCGAACATCGGCCAGCTCAGCTCGATGTACATGTACGCCTGGAAGAAGGGCCTGAAGACGACGTATTACCTGCGTTCGCGTCCGGCCACCAAGATCGCCAAGACCACGGTCAGCGCGCCGGTCGCGGCGACGCCGAAGCCCGAGCTGGCGCCGGTGGAGTTCACCGCCAGCGAGGCGATCGCCTGCTCGCTGGAAAATCCGGAGTCCTGCGAAGCCTGTCAGTAA
- a CDS encoding DUF2339 domain-containing protein, whose protein sequence is MEALLVLLGLGLLLVPVLLIVALVQVSGLKSRVSELERRLSQAAPAPSARPAPVARSIDDETLAERMAREAPPPRPQAAVPEAAAAPPARVAPDAPLAAAASSPPPLPATPTPAAPPRSPPRPIPPRRPAAPVEPDVFTLGVRWVRRWFTEGNVPVKVGMLVLLAGVAALLKYASDQGWMRVPMEFRLAGIAIAAMAGLVFGWRQRERKRIFGLSLQGGAIGVLLLVVFAAFKLYGMIPAGAAFAISVVLVAGAGVLAVKQNALALAVFAILAGFLAPIWLSTGSGNHVALFGYYAVLNAGIFAIAWWRAWRILNLLGFVFTWGIGSLWGVLKYRPEHFSTTEPFLLLFFAFYLLIPVLYARRRAAGRKDLIDGCLLFGTPLIAFTLQAGLLEGDRMPLAFCALGLGAIYAALAWWLRRDQRFVALATPYALLAVGFATLAVPLALAAEATACVFALEGAALIWLGLRQQRWLPQMTGMGLQVAAALAFIIGASDSVWDGDTPLLNANFAGALLISLAGFASAWSYRRSADRTPAALFYLWGMAWWLAATGSEIADFVADRNSADAVLMLVAFTGWIASEVFRRHDWRALSATSTLAMLSGLPLLFIQIDQHQQPFAALGWLAWALYAAFGGRSLLNLRERAGGELAVAHLGWLWSWALVLGLSLFRLLRMSVDDGVANFGSGWTASALLLPILIMAALTLWRPNLIAQPLAARFAQWRSVAMALFVAALVAVIALALTTPANPHPLMWLPVLNPLSLLQLATLVVIGAWLASPMIDPAVRARRVPLLAVAGFVLITVEVLRSAHFWGQVPWGASMFSTSLVQTSLTVVWSVLGVAGWIAGSRRGQRVLWLAGAVLMAVVLVKLVWIDRGHLGNLLGIASFIAYGLLCTLVGYFAPAPPSKPDDSAARPDGEDDSREVQA, encoded by the coding sequence ATGGAAGCACTGCTTGTGTTGTTGGGACTGGGTTTGCTGCTGGTCCCGGTTCTGCTCATCGTCGCGCTGGTCCAGGTGTCCGGACTCAAATCGCGGGTGAGCGAACTCGAACGCCGTCTCAGCCAGGCCGCGCCGGCCCCGTCGGCCCGTCCCGCGCCGGTCGCGCGCAGCATCGACGATGAGACCCTGGCCGAGCGCATGGCGCGCGAAGCGCCGCCGCCGCGACCCCAGGCCGCCGTCCCCGAGGCCGCCGCCGCGCCGCCCGCGCGCGTGGCGCCCGACGCGCCGCTGGCCGCCGCCGCGTCTTCGCCGCCGCCGTTGCCGGCCACGCCCACGCCTGCCGCGCCGCCGCGTTCGCCGCCGCGCCCGATCCCGCCGCGTCGCCCGGCCGCGCCGGTCGAGCCCGACGTATTCACCCTCGGCGTGCGCTGGGTGCGGCGCTGGTTCACCGAGGGCAACGTGCCGGTCAAGGTCGGCATGCTGGTGTTGCTGGCCGGCGTGGCTGCGTTGCTCAAGTACGCCAGCGACCAGGGCTGGATGCGGGTGCCGATGGAGTTCCGTCTGGCCGGCATCGCGATCGCGGCGATGGCCGGGCTGGTGTTCGGTTGGCGCCAGCGCGAACGCAAGCGCATTTTCGGCCTGAGCCTGCAGGGCGGCGCGATCGGCGTGCTGCTGCTGGTGGTGTTCGCCGCGTTCAAGCTGTACGGCATGATCCCGGCCGGCGCGGCGTTCGCGATCAGCGTGGTGCTGGTCGCCGGCGCCGGGGTGCTGGCGGTGAAACAGAACGCGCTGGCGCTGGCGGTGTTCGCGATACTGGCCGGTTTCCTCGCGCCGATCTGGCTGTCGACCGGCTCGGGCAATCATGTCGCCTTGTTCGGCTACTACGCCGTGCTCAACGCCGGCATCTTCGCGATCGCCTGGTGGCGCGCGTGGCGCATCCTCAATCTGCTCGGCTTCGTTTTCACCTGGGGCATCGGCAGCCTGTGGGGCGTGCTCAAGTATCGGCCGGAGCATTTCTCCACCACCGAACCGTTCCTGCTGCTGTTCTTCGCGTTCTATCTGCTGATCCCGGTGCTGTACGCGCGCCGCCGCGCGGCCGGACGCAAGGATTTGATCGACGGCTGCCTGCTGTTCGGCACGCCGCTGATCGCGTTCACCTTGCAGGCCGGATTGCTCGAAGGCGACCGCATGCCGCTGGCGTTCTGCGCGCTCGGCCTGGGCGCGATCTACGCCGCGCTGGCGTGGTGGCTGCGTCGCGATCAACGTTTCGTTGCGTTGGCGACACCGTACGCACTGCTGGCGGTGGGTTTCGCGACCCTGGCCGTGCCGCTCGCGCTGGCCGCCGAAGCCACCGCCTGCGTGTTCGCCTTGGAAGGCGCGGCATTGATCTGGCTGGGCCTGCGCCAGCAGCGCTGGCTGCCGCAGATGACCGGCATGGGTTTGCAGGTGGCCGCGGCGCTCGCCTTCATCATCGGCGCCAGCGATTCGGTCTGGGACGGCGACACGCCGCTGCTCAACGCCAACTTCGCCGGCGCGCTGCTGATCTCGCTGGCCGGTTTCGCCAGCGCCTGGAGCTACCGGCGCAGCGCCGACCGCACGCCGGCCGCGTTGTTCTACCTGTGGGGCATGGCCTGGTGGCTGGCGGCGACCGGCAGCGAGATCGCCGACTTCGTCGCCGACCGCAACAGCGCCGATGCGGTGCTGATGCTGGTCGCGTTCACCGGCTGGATCGCCTCCGAAGTGTTCCGTCGCCACGACTGGCGCGCGTTGTCGGCGACCAGCACCTTGGCGATGCTCAGCGGCCTGCCGTTGCTGTTCATCCAGATCGACCAGCATCAGCAGCCGTTCGCGGCATTGGGCTGGCTGGCGTGGGCGTTGTACGCGGCGTTCGGCGGGCGCAGCCTGCTCAATCTGCGCGAACGCGCCGGCGGCGAACTCGCGGTCGCGCATCTGGGCTGGCTGTGGTCGTGGGCGCTGGTGCTCGGCCTGAGCCTGTTCCGGTTGTTGCGGATGTCGGTGGACGACGGCGTGGCCAACTTCGGTTCGGGCTGGACCGCTTCGGCGCTGCTGCTGCCGATCTTGATCATGGCCGCGCTGACCTTGTGGCGTCCGAACCTGATCGCGCAACCGCTGGCCGCGCGTTTCGCGCAATGGCGCTCGGTCGCGATGGCGTTGTTCGTCGCCGCGCTGGTGGCGGTGATCGCGCTGGCCTTGACGACTCCAGCCAATCCGCATCCGTTGATGTGGCTGCCCGTGCTCAATCCGCTGAGCCTGCTGCAACTGGCGACGCTGGTGGTGATCGGCGCGTGGTTGGCCTCGCCGATGATCGACCCGGCGGTGCGCGCGCGCCGCGTGCCGTTGCTGGCGGTGGCCGGCTTCGTCCTGATCACGGTCGAAGTGCTGCGCAGCGCGCACTTCTGGGGCCAGGTGCCGTGGGGTGCGTCGATGTTCTCGACCAGCCTGGTGCAGACCAGCCTGACTGTGGTCTGGAGCGTGCTCGGCGTGGCCGGCTGGATCGCCGGGTCGCGCCGCGGCCAGCGCGTGCTGTGGCTGGCCGGCGCGGTGCTGATGGCGGTGGTGTTGGTCAAGCTGGTGTGGATCGATCGCGGCCACCTGGGCAACCTGCTCGGCATCGCCTCGTTCATCGCCTACGGTCTGCTGTGTACCTTGGTCGGTTACTTCGCGCCGGCGCCGCCGAGCAAGCCCGACGATTCCGCCGCCCGCCCGGATGGCGAGGACGATTCACGAGAGGTCCAAGCATGA
- a CDS encoding DUF3999 domain-containing protein yields the protein MKRCVRNGVLIAAAVPLLALAGAREDYARQWPLNLGRDDAGAYRVVLDDSVYRQIHSAQLRDIDVLDGSGVPVPTAVFTPEQPLARAPQRAQLPWFALPASPSGSSTQGWELVSEIETDGRLRRVEARSTGSDTSKLPQTSLLLDASKLRSPILALELEWAPGAALDAAYTVEGSDNLDQWRTFASSGRLVDLQRGGQRLVQRRIVFDSMGEQARYLRLTPQDPKSAAQISAVTAELATTAASAPLQWRELKGQRVEQRDGSVAFEYRLDGRFPIQQADVALPGNHALEWRLDSRDDAEQGWRPQAGPWMAYQVGGQGKGDRSAARQLGDTTRDRLWRLRANGAVPGEPVLRLGYRPEVVVFLAQGAPPYALVAGSGRAARAESPLAHLIEALRKSRGQDWQPSDASLGASAPLAGDAALAAPEPKRDWRSWVLWAVLVVGALLVAGFAFNVLRTSKPPAG from the coding sequence ATGAAGCGTTGTGTCCGCAACGGTGTGTTGATCGCCGCCGCCGTGCCGCTGCTGGCGCTGGCCGGCGCGCGCGAGGACTACGCCCGGCAGTGGCCGTTGAACCTGGGCCGCGACGATGCCGGCGCGTATCGCGTGGTGCTCGACGACAGCGTGTACCGGCAGATCCACAGCGCGCAGTTGCGCGATATCGACGTGCTCGACGGCAGCGGCGTGCCGGTGCCGACGGCGGTGTTCACGCCCGAACAGCCCTTGGCGCGCGCGCCGCAACGCGCGCAACTGCCGTGGTTCGCGCTGCCGGCGTCGCCGTCGGGCTCGAGCACGCAGGGCTGGGAACTGGTCAGCGAGATCGAAACCGACGGCCGCCTGCGCCGGGTCGAAGCGCGCAGCACCGGCAGCGACACCAGCAAGCTGCCGCAGACCTCGTTGTTGCTCGATGCGAGCAAGCTGCGTTCGCCGATCCTCGCGCTGGAACTGGAGTGGGCGCCGGGCGCCGCGCTGGACGCGGCGTACACGGTCGAAGGCAGCGACAACCTCGACCAATGGCGCACCTTCGCCAGCAGCGGCCGCCTGGTCGATCTGCAGCGCGGCGGCCAGCGTCTGGTGCAGCGGCGGATCGTGTTCGACTCGATGGGCGAACAGGCGCGTTATCTGCGGCTGACCCCGCAGGACCCGAAGTCGGCCGCGCAGATCAGCGCGGTCACCGCGGAACTGGCGACCACCGCGGCCAGCGCACCGCTGCAATGGCGCGAGTTGAAAGGCCAGCGGGTCGAACAGCGCGACGGCAGTGTCGCGTTCGAATACCGGCTCGACGGCCGCTTCCCGATCCAGCAGGCCGACGTGGCCTTGCCCGGCAATCACGCGCTGGAATGGCGCCTGGACAGCCGCGACGACGCCGAGCAGGGCTGGCGCCCGCAGGCCGGGCCGTGGATGGCGTACCAGGTCGGCGGCCAGGGCAAGGGCGACCGTTCCGCCGCGCGTCAATTGGGCGACACCACCCGCGACCGTCTGTGGCGCTTGCGCGCGAACGGCGCGGTGCCGGGCGAACCGGTGTTGCGTCTGGGCTATCGGCCCGAAGTCGTGGTGTTCCTGGCCCAGGGCGCGCCGCCGTACGCGTTGGTGGCGGGCAGCGGCCGCGCCGCGCGCGCGGAGTCGCCGTTGGCGCATTTGATCGAAGCCTTGCGCAAATCCCGCGGCCAGGACTGGCAGCCGTCCGACGCGAGCCTCGGCGCGAGCGCGCCGCTCGCCGGCGACGCGGCCTTGGCGGCGCCGGAGCCCAAGCGCGATTGGCGTTCGTGGGTGTTGTGGGCGGTGCTGGTGGTGGGCGCGTTGTTGGTGGCGGGGTTTGCGTTCAATGTGCTGCGTACGAGTAAGCCGCCGGCGGGCTGA